In Clostridium omnivorum, the DNA window CATCGCACATTTTTTTAAATTTATCTTTTTCTGAATTATAATTTTCAAAAAGTGGCCCATACTCCTGATTTTTGAAAATATACTCACCCAAAAAATATACCCACAAGCAGTGCATAGTATGATCTCTATAAAAAGAATCAGATGCAAAAATGAGCTCTTCAAAATTGACATACTCATCAAAGTAATTAAACAAGTCATCATAGCCCCTTCTATCAGGATCTATATAACTCATTGATGCCTCAAACAAAAGTTTCCATAGGCTCTTACATATTTTAATCTTATTATGCATTTCACTTTCTTCTCTAAGCTTTAAAATTTCCTTAGAAATCTCATTCTTATACCATGGCTTGTTTTGTAAAAATACTATTGTATCTTTATCCATTTCACTAATATAAAAATCAAGTACCTTTTTCTCATTAATCATTTCCACGTATTTAGCCCCCTTATTCAAAAAAATACTCTTTACATTATATCATTTTTTTGCATATTATTCCATGTATTGTCACATGCCTATTTCTTCGCGCTCATTTTATTACAATATTGGTATAAAGTGTATTTATTATATATATCTTCCATTCTCTAATACAAAATAAGGAAGCACCTATAGAATGTCATAAAATCCTATAAGTACTCCCTTATTGATTAATATAGCTATTAAGTTTACTTTTGGATAAGTAATGTTTTATCGTTTAATACTAAAATTCTCAATATATTAATCATTGAATAGTTCGTCTTCTCCCATTTCATGCATAATGATTGGGTAATATTCTTCATTACTCATATGTGGATATTGCATATCCATTAGATTAATCATTTGACACTTAGGTTTCATCTTTTCACATTTAGGCTTCATCTCTTCACACTTAGGTTTCATCTTCTTACAAGGTTTATGCATCATAGGACATGGTTGCATATGTTGAATCATTGGCTGCATCATAGGTTGCTGCATTTGCTGCATAACCGGTTGTATAATTAGCTGCATTTTTGTTGGCTCCATAACTGGTTCTATATACAATTTTAATTTTATTGGCTCCATAGTTACTGTTCCCATTTTAGGTTCTATATTCAATTCCATATTTGGATTTTCCATTTTGGGCTGTATATTTGGCTGTATATCTAATTCAAATTTAGTTGGTTCCATATTAGGCTTTATATCTAATTCGAATTGCGTTGGCTCCATATTAGGCTTAATATTTAATTGCATTGGCTGTTGTTCCATCTGTGGCTTAATATTTAACTCCATTGGCTGCTGTTCCATTTGTGGCTTGATATTCAATTGCATGTTAGATGGCTGCATTTGAGGTATAATTTGTGGTATTGGCTGAGGTTTTGGCATGGCTTGTGGTTGTGCAAATTTCACTGGTTGTGCTGGTGGTTTTATTTTTCTTTCTTCCTCTGGATCTTCCATCCTAAAATAATTATTATACATCATCATTGGACACATTACTGGATACTGATAAGATTGAAAATCATCCATTTCATAGGGGTAGTAATTTTCCATTTCATAAGGATAATACATATTTTCCTCCAATAAAACATTATATCGCTTTATTATATGCATATACTTTTAAAATGTTAATGTTTTATTGCTAAAAATTAATTTTTTTCCATTTTAAATATCATGTACTAATAAGCTTCAGCAAAAAGCCTGCTATGCCCAGATTGATTGCCTGATAAATAGAAGTGCGTTGTATTTTCAAACTCAATAGCTTTATTTGAAATGGGAAAATACCCACCTGCCTCCTTGTTCAACCTTATAAAATCTCCACCGACCACTCTTTCAACCTCAGGGAGAATGTAATGCTTTTCTATGGAACCACCGCTAATAATTGCATTTGCTTCTGGGACATCATCAACCAAGAGTATTCCCTCTGTTCCATCAACTCCACCAAACTCAAAGGTTATAGTAGATGCCTTTATCATATTTCTCTCGGCACATTGTATAGTCAGCATACCATCAACGGCTGCATTCCCCCCTCCTTCCCATGCCATGATAATTCCGTTGGCATCGAGATACTTAGCTAGCTTTACATTAAAATTAGCACACCTCTCCTTATGCCAATTAGTAGGATTATGACTGCGGCAGAATATTACACCTCTAAAATTCAAAGTTTTTCCGTGATTTTTGTATAGTTCCATAACTATGGGATGATTTGTATGTAGATAAGTGGGAACTTTAAATGCTGGCCATACATAATTACCACTAACGACGCAACCATCTAGAAGTTCATTAGGATCCAGCAATGTAGGAACAAGGTTATCGATACTTTCACCATACAAAAATGTATTTGCGTAAGGCCCTTGGTTTTGGCACTGCCATACTAGAACAACATTTGGAAGCTCTGGATTAACCTTATCAATTGTATATATAACAGTTTCATCAGATTTCATTTCCTTTGTTAGTGAAGCAAGGTATGTGGAAATTTTAATAGCAATAAGCCGTATGTCGTTATCATACTCTATAGATGACTTATTCTTTGCTAGCTTATACAAAATAACAAGGTTCAGTGTATCACAAAAAGGCGTAAAACCAGCTATTGGTCCTGTCATGTCCATAATAGCATCTCTTGGATATAACAATCCGCTGCTAGCACTTGAATTTTCCCATGGCAATGCGGCACTTTCCATTATAGTTAATCCATTAAGTATATTTGTGGTGCCATCTCCAACAGTCACTGGGCTTCCAAAAAAACCTGAATACTGCATACCATTGCCATTGAGTTTATACATTGGCTGAATTGTGTCCAGTAGATGAATAATGCGAGTATTTTCCTTAGGTTTTACAATTTCAAATTCTATATCCTCAACAGCTTTAAAAAGTGCCCTCACCTGTTCTTTTAAATCCTTCTTGCATAAAGTAAGAATGCCTTCAGATAGAGATGTTGTATCTCCCCACGATACATCCTTTATATTAAAATACTGTCTTGTTAACTTCACTTGCTACACCTCCCTGCTTTCATCAACTGTAAAAATAGTCGGCCTTGACACATCTTGAGTAATTGCATCTAATGCTTTTTGTAATATTTTACGTCTGTATGCTTTTTCTCTATCTAGTGGAAGGTTTGGATTACCAGTTGGCGAAGTAAAATCACCACCGAATACTATTCTGTTGGCTCCTACATTAAGGGCTATTGATGTAAATGCAGTAACTAGTGCATTAGGCAGCCCTGCTCTATCCATTTCTTTTGATATGGTTGCACCGCAACGCGTACAAGTTCCTCATGTGGATGTTAAGATTGCAGCACTAACACCTGCATTTTTCAATTCAGCAACTATTCTTCTTCCCATATCCTTACTGCTTTCTATATTGGTCCCTACACCGCAGGTGGTAAAAAAATATTTATATATGCGCCCTACCTCTCTATTCTTCTCCAGTACTCTCATCTCATCTAATGGAATAAGTCGATTTGGATCATTAGTTGCAAAGGTAGTATCATATCCTCCATGAATTGATTCATATACTCCTTTGTTTAACGATTCTACTCCTTCAATATCATATCTACCATAAGTAACGGCAAAGGCTTGCTTTATTTTATCAGGGTTACCCATTGGAACAAGACCTCCTGTTGTAACAAAAGCAATGCTTACGTCTTTTAGTTTTGTAATCTTTAAAGCAGGTGGCACTGGTTCAAAGCCCCTTAAAGGTATTTCAGTTATATAGGGCTTACTATTTAACTTGTTTAGTAATATTTCAACTACCCTTTCGGCCCCAGTTTTTTCGTGATATTCATTATACCTATGTCCAGTTCTAAAATAACCTTCAAATCTTGATGGTCCAATAGGTTCCTTCCTTGCTAGCTTTAAAGAGAGCTTTGCAAGTAAGGGTAAAGATTTTGACATTCCAGCAGCTGTCTCACTTGTGGGTACTATATAATTGTCCTTTACATACATTTTCACAGCTGGATTTTCATGCCACATTGCTGTAACACTTGGTATTCCTAACTCTTTTCTCACATAATCACACAATCTTGCACAGGCTACTCCATAACGTCCTGCATTAAATGCTGGCCCTGCAATAAATACATCTGGCTTTTCTTTATTGATAATATCTCTAATTTCAAGATAAATACTTTGTAAATTATCTTCATTATTGATAAAATTGTCTCCACATACAATTATTTTTGCAACTTCCATATCGCCATTCCAAAGCTTCTCCAGACCAATAGCAGGTCCCTTTTTTTCCTCCAAAATTCTAACTCCAATATCTGCCCTGGCCTCTCCGCCAATTCCAGCATAGAATTGGTTGATATAATGCACTGCTTTAAGTAAAGCCAATAAAACCACTCCTTTCAATAGTTTTATATTATAATTAATGTATAAGCTTACACCTGAGGTATGCTGCCATCAATCATATCAACAAAAACAGTCTTTGACATCATATACTTTTGTATGCCAGCAACACCTATTCCACTTTCCTTCCAACCAGTTCCAGGTGATTCTATCATTCCCTTACTAAAATAAGTATTAACATAAATTTGTCCACCACTTATATGTTCAGCAACTCTTAATGCGCGTTTAATATCCTTTGAGAAAACAGCCCCAGCTAACCCATACCTTGTAGCATTTGCAAGTTCTATTGCTTCTTTCTCAGTTTCAAAGGGTGTTACGCACAGAATTGGACCAAATATTTCTTCCTGAAATATAGTCATATTTGGTGTTACATCAGCAAATATAGTAGGTGGAACAAAATTACCTTTTGAAAGTTCAGTATCAGTATATGGTTCACCGCCCATAATCAACCTAGCTCCCTCTGACTTCCCTTTTTCAATATAACTCCACACATTTTTTGCATGCTCTTTAGATATCAAAGTACCGAAATTTACTCCTTTTTCATAATCAAATCCATTTCCAGGCACAAATTTTTCGCACTCTGCCTTTAATTTTGCTATAAATTCTTCATATATTTTCTTATGAAGTATCAATCTTGTTCCAGATACACAAACCTGTCCAGAGTTCAGAGTAAAACCAAATCTTGCCCACTTAATAACTTCATCTGTATTGACATCATCAAAAACGATATTAGGACTTTTACCTCCCAACTCCAATGCTATATCCTTCACTGTTTCCTTTGATCTTCCGATTATTTTCTTGCCAACATCAGTTCCTCCAGTCATTGATACCATATCTACAAGTGGACTAGTAACAAGCACATCTCCAACTTCATCGCCAGAACCTGTAACAATATTCAATACACCAGCTGGGAAACCGGCTTCATGAAATACCTCTGCTATAAGCAGCATACTTAAGGAAGCCCATGAGGAAGGCTTAATTACCACTGTATTACCTGCTGCTAATATTGCACATACCTTTTGACAGCCCATCATTAAAGGTCCGTTCCATGGTAGAATTTCACCAACAACTCCACAAGGCTGCCAAAGTACATAGTTCAAATGTCCTTCTTCGCTGGGAATAACCTTTCCTTCAATACATCTAGCTTTCCCCGCAAAATATTCAAAGGCGTCCACACTCATCTGGGCTTCATAATATAATACGCTCGTGTATAGTTTTCCACATTCTAATGTTTCAATTGCTGCGAATTCTTCTAATCTTCTGGAAAGAATTTGTCCAGCTTTAATAAGAAGCTTACTTCTTTCTTTAGCTGACATTTTACTCCAAGGTCCTTCATCATACGCTTTACGTGCTGCTAGTATTGCTTTTTTAGCATCTACAGCCCCACCTTTGTATGCTTTTGCAAATGCTTCATTATTTACTGGATTAACAATATCAAAGGTTTTACCGGATTCTGAAGCTACAAATTCACCATTAATATATAATTTGTAAGGATCCTTTTTAACAAAAGATAAAGGATTCATAATATATTCCTCCTTTTGGGAACTTTTTTAAAATTAAACTGTAGAAGGTGTAATTTTAAATTTGATCAAGATAAGTTCTAATAGATTTGATATCCTTGTTAACTTGAGCCTTGACTTCATCAAGATTATTAAACTTAATTACCCCTCTTATGTATTTATGAATTTCGAGAGTTATTGTTTTATCATATAAATCACCTGAGTAATCAAGAAGAAAAGTCTCAATTGTGACATAATTGTAATTATCAACTGATGGTCTTTTGCCTATATTGGTAAGACCCTTTATGTTTTTGCCATCAATTTCTGAAAGGGTTCCAAAAACACCATATTGAGGTAATTGCTTATATTGGCTAAAACCTAGGTTAGCTGTTGGCATTCCTACCGTTCTTCCTAGTGCCTTCCCATGCAAAACCTTACCCATTAACAGATATGGGTGCCCAAGTAGTTCATTAACCTTCTGAAGAGTTCCTACTGAAAGCTCTTTTAAAATACGCTGTGAATTAATAGGCTCGCACCCATCAAATATAGTGTCACACTCAGCGAGGATGTAACCATATTTTTCAGCACACTCTCTTAAAATTTTAATGTTTTTGTGGTCTTTGCTTGTAACAATAACCTTTGCGCCGAGCTTATCTATCAAAATATCTTTTAAAAATAACTCAGCAGGCATGTTAACATTTTTTTCATCAATTTTGTAGGAAATCATCACTTCAGGACCGTTTTTATTCAAAATATGCTGTTTCTCTGCTTCGGTTGAAAGTATTTTCTTATCTTTTAAGAGCTTTTCATCATATTCAAAACTCAAAACAACAGATGTTAATCCCTGTTTTGATATGTCAAGTAATTTATCTATAACAGCACGGTGTCCAATATGAACACCATCAAAGTTTCCAAAAGCAACGCAAGTATTGTTCATATTAAAATTATTTTCACCAATATATTTCATAGAAAACAACTCCTTTTCATATTAAACATACCGCCATGCAGATTACCTGCATGGCAGAATAAAAATATATTAAACATATGAAAGGTAGATTAAAAATTAAAGCTTTGAGCTACACATTTAATTTTTTAGAACCTATAAAATAAATAATCATTCCAATTACAAAATAACCAACTGTCCATGCCCAAAGCTGCCAGCCACCACTAAGAATTCCAGGAATATAAGCAGCTATTATAACAATGAAGGTTATTATAGGAAGAATATTCCCACCTGGAGCCCTAAAGCTGCCTTCAACATTTGGGTGCTTTTTGCGGGCAGCAATGATTGTTAGGCAAACTATAGCAACAACTATAGCATTACACAATGATCCAAGATTTACTATCAAGTTTGTAAAATTAGGGAAAGCAGATATCACACCAACAACCAGTATTACAACTATTTGAGCATTTACAGGTACTCCTGTTTTTTCATTATTTTTTGCTAGGAACTTTGGCAAAATTCCACTTTCAGCAGAGGCTTGTAAAGCACGTGCAGATAAAGCCATAACAACAAGGATAGTTGTAATTAATGCCAAAACTGCAGAAATAGATATAAGCTTTGAAAGCCATGGAATAACCGCAAGTTTTGTAAACGCCGCTGCATACAAAGGAATATAAGACATTCCTGGATTCTTCTGCAAAAATTGTGAAGAAACAAGACCTAATACTGATATCATTACTAAAACATAAAGTGAAACAACAACCAGCATAGCTATTGTCATAGCTTTTGGAACGGTTTTACTTGGATTTTTTATTTCTCCTACCATGAAGGAAACCGCAACTATTGACCCGTATGCAACCATTGCAATAGGAATTGCTCCCATAAAGCCCCATGTGCCTTCAACACCCTGAGCGAAGAATGGTGATAACATGCTTGCATCCCATTGACCACTGAACAGAGCAACAACGATGAATATAACCATAGTTGCAGCTAAAGCAAATGTCAATATTGTATTAGCCTTACCAGTAACAGCAATATTTACTATATTTAATATTCCACATATAAGAACTGTTATTATTGCTATAGGTATTTGATATTTTCCAAAAGCAGGAAAACCAACCCCAAGATAAATACTTACATAAATTGCTGAAAAGGCAGCTCCAGCCCAGCATCCAAAAAGATATGCCCAGGTTGAAATCCAGCCCCAAATACGCCCTTGCTTTTCATTTTTACCTAGTGATTTTGCTGGAAATACGAATATACCTCCTGATTGAGGATATATTGTTGAAAGTTCAGCTGTTTGAAGGCCATATGCATATAAAATCACAGCAGCAATAATCCAGGATAAAATAGAAGCAGGACCAGCATTTAAAATAGTCAATCCTGAAAGAGAAAAAATAGCACTTCCTATCATTCCGCCAATGAGAATAGTTGAGCTATCTAGTAAACCTAATTTGCCCTTTTCATCGTTTAACATAAATTCTCTCCCCTTTTTTATTATTTTTAAAATTCAATAATTCGTTATGTCTTAAATATCTGCTATGCTTTCTATAAACTTCCCACTTACATTTTAACTATAATTCGGTAGGTTTTGGGGTCTATTGCACGCTGAAATGCATATTCTAATTTGCCAAATGGTACAACTTCTGAAACAAGCAGTGATGGATCAATCATCTTTTGAGACAGCAGCTTTGCAGCTGTTAAAAAATCACGTGTGTTAGCATTAACAGCTCCTGTAATATTCATCTCATTGGAGTGTACCTTATTTACATTAAGCTCTATAGGGTTGTCAGGATGGAAGGATGAGTACATGACAACACGTCCTACCTTGCCTGTCATTTGAACGCTATCGGCAGCCAGCTGTGGTAATGCAGCTGTACAAAATACAACATCAGCACCTCTGCCTTCCGTAAGTTCTCTTATCTTTTGAATTGGATCTGCTTCTTTAGAGTTAATCAAAATGTCCGCTCCCATTTTCTTTGCAATTATAAGACGCTCTTCATCAACCTCGCAGGCAATGACACGTGCTCCTCTCAACTTTGCAAGCTGAATGTGGAAGGCTCCCATAATTCCCACACCTATAACTACAACATCGTTTCCTAGTTCAATGTTAGCATTATTAATGCTATGGACACAGCAGGCAAGGGGTTCTGTTAACGCTGCATAGGTCAGTTCCAAATCATCAGCCATTTTATAAAGTGCTTTAGCATCTAATAGCATATATTCTGCAAAACCACCAGGACCACTGATTCCTTCATGAACTTCTGCCTTAAATGAGATAACACATTGATTTTCGTGACCACTTCTGCAATAATAGCATTCTCCGCAACTTGTCAGCATTCTTGTTGCAACCTTATCACCTACCTTCAGACTTTTTACGTTACAACCAACTGCCTCCACTGTTCCTGAAGCTTCATGCCCACCTGCAAAGGGATACCTTTTCATAATACCATTAAAAATTCTCTGCTCAAGTGTGCAAATTGCACAGCTATCTACTTTTACAAGAACTTGACTTCCCTCAGGCTGCTTTAAGCTTTTTGCAGCAATTTCTATTTTTTTCTCATTAGATATAATAGCTACTTTATAAGTTTTATCCATAATATGCCTCCTAGTATTTTTTATTTAGCTCTTTTAATGCTGCTTCTACGCTGCAGTCTTCATGAATAAGCTTAGCTATAGCACCAGCGAATCTAGCTGGATTCTCATGATTCCATATATTTCTTCCCATGGCAACACCTGCACCACCTGCACTAAGTGCTTCTTTGATTTCAGTAAGAAGCTTTTCCTCTGTTACTTTTTTGCTACCTCCTAATATAACAACTGGCACATAGACACTTTCACACAGTTCTTTAAAGGTTTCAATTGAACCAGTATATTCAGTTTTTATAATGTCTGCACCCATTTCAGCACCCATACGACATGCAAATGTTATATTTTGTGGAGTACGGGAATCCTCTGCAGGTTCAAAACCTCTTGGAAGCATTTCTGCAGTTAATGGAATGCCCCACTTGTTACATTCATGAATGTTTCTAGATAAATCCTTTAAAATTTGATCTTCCCATCTTGAACCAGGAAATCCCATGCTAATTACAGAATCCACTCCCAGGCGAATTGCATCTTCAATACCTACTACGGTTTGTAGAGGCTTATCTTTGGATCCCAGGAATGAGCTTCCGCCATCAAGTCTAAGAATTATCCCTTTTCCATGGAAATTATCTGCAAATTTATCTGCAAGACCAACTGTGGCCAGAAAAGCATCTACTCCTGCTCTTGCAACTTCACTAATTATATTTCCTGGATATTTCATTGCAGGAAGAACATTAAAACCATTTCCATGATCCATGGCCATGATAAATGTTTTTTTATCCTCTCTAAAAATATGATTTAAACGATGTATCTTGTTAGCCAAATTAATCAACTCCTTTTTATTAGTTAATAATTTTAATTTTTTTGATTAATATAAATGAATTTTTATGATTTTTCAGCTCTTTCCTAGGAAATTCATGCTGAGGTAATAAGGGCTAAAATGTTACATTTGTACATTATATGAACGTTTGTAACAGAAAATGATATTCTGCTCATTCTTTTTATTAAATATATTTTTTATAAAATGGCGATATTGAACTTAAGTATTAATTCAAATTCATATTTGTAAATCTAATAAGCTATACACAAAACTATTAAGATGATATAATGTAAACTATAAAATTAACAAATAATGGAAGGCGATGTCATGCAAAATATAAAACACATAGATGAATATACAAAGGTTGCTTATTACTATTACAAGATAGGTATGACCCAAGATGATATAGCAAAAAAAATGTCCATGTCCCGTCAAAGGGTCAATAGAATTCTGAAAAAATGTCTTGAGACAGGAATAGTAAAGATTGTTATACAAGATTATGAGCAGCAGAACGTGGAATTAGAGGTACAGCTAGAA includes these proteins:
- a CDS encoding glycine/sarcosine/betaine reductase component B subunit, which gives rise to MKLTRQYFNIKDVSWGDTTSLSEGILTLCKKDLKEQVRALFKAVEDIEFEIVKPKENTRIIHLLDTIQPMYKLNGNGMQYSGFFGSPVTVGDGTTNILNGLTIMESAALPWENSSASSGLLYPRDAIMDMTGPIAGFTPFCDTLNLVILYKLAKNKSSIEYDNDIRLIAIKISTYLASLTKEMKSDETVIYTIDKVNPELPNVVLVWQCQNQGPYANTFLYGESIDNLVPTLLDPNELLDGCVVSGNYVWPAFKVPTYLHTNHPIVMELYKNHGKTLNFRGVIFCRSHNPTNWHKERCANFNVKLAKYLDANGIIMAWEGGGNAAVDGMLTIQCAERNMIKASTITFEFGGVDGTEGILLVDDVPEANAIISGGSIEKHYILPEVERVVGGDFIRLNKEAGGYFPISNKAIEFENTTHFYLSGNQSGHSRLFAEAY
- a CDS encoding glycine/betaine/sarcosine/D-proline family reductase selenoprotein B, with the protein product MVLLALLKAVHYINQFYAGIGGEARADIGVRILEEKKGPAIGLEKLWNGDMEVAKIIVCGDNFINNEDNLQSIYLEIRDIINKEKPDVFIAGPAFNAGRYGVACARLCDYVRKELGIPSVTAMWHENPAVKMYVKDNYIVPTSETAAGMSKSLPLLAKLSLKLARKEPIGPSRFEGYFRTGHRYNEYHEKTGAERVVEILLNKLNSKPYITEIPLRGFEPVPPALKITKLKDVSIAFVTTGGLVPMGNPDKIKQAFAVTYGRYDIEGVESLNKGVYESIHGGYDTTFATNDPNRLIPLDEMRVLEKNREVGRIYKYFFTTCGVGTNIESSKDMGRRIVAELKNAGVSAAILTSTUGTCTRCGATISKEMDRAGLPNALVTAFTSIALNVGANRIVFGGDFTSPTGNPNLPLDREKAYRRKILQKALDAITQDVSRPTIFTVDESREV
- a CDS encoding aldehyde dehydrogenase family protein; amino-acid sequence: MNPLSFVKKDPYKLYINGEFVASESGKTFDIVNPVNNEAFAKAYKGGAVDAKKAILAARKAYDEGPWSKMSAKERSKLLIKAGQILSRRLEEFAAIETLECGKLYTSVLYYEAQMSVDAFEYFAGKARCIEGKVIPSEEGHLNYVLWQPCGVVGEILPWNGPLMMGCQKVCAILAAGNTVVIKPSSWASLSMLLIAEVFHEAGFPAGVLNIVTGSGDEVGDVLVTSPLVDMVSMTGGTDVGKKIIGRSKETVKDIALELGGKSPNIVFDDVNTDEVIKWARFGFTLNSGQVCVSGTRLILHKKIYEEFIAKLKAECEKFVPGNGFDYEKGVNFGTLISKEHAKNVWSYIEKGKSEGARLIMGGEPYTDTELSKGNFVPPTIFADVTPNMTIFQEEIFGPILCVTPFETEKEAIELANATRYGLAGAVFSKDIKRALRVAEHISGGQIYVNTYFSKGMIESPGTGWKESGIGVAGIQKYMMSKTVFVDMIDGSIPQV
- the ribF gene encoding riboflavin biosynthesis protein RibF; translation: MKYIGENNFNMNNTCVAFGNFDGVHIGHRAVIDKLLDISKQGLTSVVLSFEYDEKLLKDKKILSTEAEKQHILNKNGPEVMISYKIDEKNVNMPAELFLKDILIDKLGAKVIVTSKDHKNIKILRECAEKYGYILAECDTIFDGCEPINSQRILKELSVGTLQKVNELLGHPYLLMGKVLHGKALGRTVGMPTANLGFSQYKQLPQYGVFGTLSEIDGKNIKGLTNIGKRPSVDNYNYVTIETFLLDYSGDLYDKTITLEIHKYIRGVIKFNNLDEVKAQVNKDIKSIRTYLDQI
- a CDS encoding APC family permease, whose translation is MLNDEKGKLGLLDSSTILIGGMIGSAIFSLSGLTILNAGPASILSWIIAAVILYAYGLQTAELSTIYPQSGGIFVFPAKSLGKNEKQGRIWGWISTWAYLFGCWAGAAFSAIYVSIYLGVGFPAFGKYQIPIAIITVLICGILNIVNIAVTGKANTILTFALAATMVIFIVVALFSGQWDASMLSPFFAQGVEGTWGFMGAIPIAMVAYGSIVAVSFMVGEIKNPSKTVPKAMTIAMLVVVSLYVLVMISVLGLVSSQFLQKNPGMSYIPLYAAAFTKLAVIPWLSKLISISAVLALITTILVVMALSARALQASAESGILPKFLAKNNEKTGVPVNAQIVVILVVGVISAFPNFTNLIVNLGSLCNAIVVAIVCLTIIAARKKHPNVEGSFRAPGGNILPIITFIVIIAAYIPGILSGGWQLWAWTVGYFVIGMIIYFIGSKKLNV
- a CDS encoding alcohol dehydrogenase catalytic domain-containing protein; translation: MDKTYKVAIISNEKKIEIAAKSLKQPEGSQVLVKVDSCAICTLEQRIFNGIMKRYPFAGGHEASGTVEAVGCNVKSLKVGDKVATRMLTSCGECYYCRSGHENQCVISFKAEVHEGISGPGGFAEYMLLDAKALYKMADDLELTYAALTEPLACCVHSINNANIELGNDVVVIGVGIMGAFHIQLAKLRGARVIACEVDEERLIIAKKMGADILINSKEADPIQKIRELTEGRGADVVFCTAALPQLAADSVQMTGKVGRVVMYSSFHPDNPIELNVNKVHSNEMNITGAVNANTRDFLTAAKLLSQKMIDPSLLVSEVVPFGKLEYAFQRAIDPKTYRIIVKM
- a CDS encoding class I fructose-bisphosphate aldolase, encoding MANKIHRLNHIFREDKKTFIMAMDHGNGFNVLPAMKYPGNIISEVARAGVDAFLATVGLADKFADNFHGKGIILRLDGGSSFLGSKDKPLQTVVGIEDAIRLGVDSVISMGFPGSRWEDQILKDLSRNIHECNKWGIPLTAEMLPRGFEPAEDSRTPQNITFACRMGAEMGADIIKTEYTGSIETFKELCESVYVPVVILGGSKKVTEEKLLTEIKEALSAGGAGVAMGRNIWNHENPARFAGAIAKLIHEDCSVEAALKELNKKY